A genome region from Corynebacterium uberis includes the following:
- the typA gene encoding translational GTPase TypA encodes MSHPEFRNVAIVAHVDHGKTTLVNAMLEQSGVFGDHGEVTDRVMDSGDLEKEKGITILAKNTAIHRKGLGKDGQDLIINVIDTPGHADFGGEVERALSMVDGVVLLVDAAEGPLPQTRFVLGKALAAKMPVIILVNKTDRPDARIDEVVEQSQDLLLELAAGLDDPEAAEAAEQLLDLPVLYASGREGKCATTNPGNGNVPDSPDLQPLFDVIYDVLPEPSATIDGPLQAHVTNLDSSSFLGRIGLVRIHSGSLKKGQHVAWIHYDAEGNSHIKDVKIAELLRTEGVNRVPAEEVIAGDIAAVSGIDEIMIGDTLADLEHPNPLPRITVDEPAISMTVGVNTSPMAGRGGGTKLTARLVKNRLDQELIGNVSIRVLPTERPDAWEVQGRGEMALSVLVETMRREGFELTVGKPQVVTQTIDGKIHEPYEHMVIDVPAEHQGAVTQLMAARKGQMVAMDTTPGSDWIRMEFRVPARGLIGFRTTFMTETRGTGIANSYADGMEPWAGEIKDRATGSLVADRTGQVTAYALTQLADRGSFFVEPGDETYEGMVVGANNRDEDMDINITKEKKLTNMRSATADATVTLAKAHTLSLDEAMEFCGADECVEVTPDVLRVRKVELSATDRGRARAREKARNK; translated from the coding sequence GTGAGCCATCCAGAATTCCGTAACGTTGCCATCGTCGCGCACGTCGACCACGGCAAGACCACCCTCGTCAACGCAATGCTGGAGCAGTCCGGCGTGTTTGGCGATCACGGCGAGGTCACCGACCGCGTGATGGATTCTGGTGACCTGGAAAAGGAAAAGGGCATCACCATCCTGGCCAAGAACACGGCCATCCACCGCAAGGGCCTGGGCAAGGACGGCCAGGACCTGATCATCAACGTCATTGATACGCCCGGCCACGCGGACTTTGGTGGGGAGGTCGAGCGCGCGCTGTCCATGGTCGATGGCGTGGTGCTGCTTGTCGACGCCGCCGAGGGCCCCCTCCCGCAGACCCGCTTCGTGTTGGGCAAGGCGCTCGCCGCGAAGATGCCGGTGATCATCCTGGTCAACAAGACCGACCGCCCGGATGCGCGCATCGATGAGGTGGTGGAGCAGTCCCAGGACCTGCTGCTGGAGCTGGCCGCCGGCCTGGATGACCCGGAGGCCGCTGAGGCCGCCGAGCAGCTGCTGGACCTGCCGGTGCTCTACGCCTCCGGGCGTGAGGGCAAGTGCGCCACCACCAACCCGGGCAACGGCAACGTGCCGGACTCGCCGGACCTGCAGCCGCTCTTTGACGTCATCTATGACGTCCTGCCGGAGCCCTCGGCCACCATTGATGGCCCGCTGCAAGCCCACGTGACCAACCTGGACTCCAGCTCCTTCCTGGGGCGCATTGGTCTGGTGCGCATCCACTCCGGGTCGTTGAAGAAGGGCCAGCACGTCGCCTGGATCCATTACGACGCCGAGGGCAACAGCCACATCAAGGACGTCAAGATCGCCGAGCTGCTGCGCACCGAGGGCGTTAACCGCGTGCCTGCGGAAGAGGTCATCGCCGGCGACATCGCGGCCGTCTCTGGCATCGATGAGATCATGATCGGCGATACGCTGGCGGATCTGGAGCATCCCAACCCGCTGCCGCGCATCACCGTCGATGAGCCGGCGATCTCCATGACCGTGGGCGTGAACACCTCGCCCATGGCGGGGCGCGGCGGCGGCACCAAGCTCACCGCCCGGCTGGTGAAGAACCGCCTGGACCAGGAGCTGATTGGTAACGTGTCCATCCGCGTGCTGCCCACCGAGCGCCCGGACGCCTGGGAGGTCCAGGGCCGCGGCGAGATGGCCCTGTCCGTGCTGGTGGAGACCATGCGGCGCGAGGGCTTCGAGCTGACCGTGGGCAAGCCACAGGTGGTCACCCAGACCATTGACGGCAAGATCCATGAGCCCTACGAGCACATGGTCATTGACGTGCCCGCCGAGCATCAGGGCGCGGTCACCCAGCTGATGGCCGCGCGCAAGGGCCAGATGGTGGCCATGGACACCACGCCGGGATCGGACTGGATCCGCATGGAATTTCGGGTGCCTGCCCGCGGGCTGATCGGCTTCCGTACCACCTTCATGACGGAAACCCGCGGCACCGGCATCGCTAACTCGTACGCGGATGGCATGGAGCCCTGGGCTGGTGAGATTAAGGACCGCGCCACCGGATCCCTGGTGGCCGACCGCACCGGCCAGGTCACCGCCTACGCGCTGACCCAGCTGGCAGACCGCGGCAGCTTCTTCGTCGAGCCCGGCGATGAGACCTACGAAGGCATGGTCGTTGGCGCCAACAATCGTGATGAAGATATGGACATCAACATCACCAAGGAAAAGAAGCTGACCAACATGCGCTCCGCCACCGCGGACGCCACCGTCACTCTGGCCAAGGCACACACGCTGTCGCTGGATGAGGCCATGGAGTTCTGCGGCGCCGACGAGTGCGTGGAGGTCACCCCGGACGTGCTGCGCGTGCGCAAGGTGGAGCTGTCT